The following proteins are encoded in a genomic region of Porphyrobacter sp. CACIAM 03H1:
- a CDS encoding asparagine synthase-related protein, translated as MPLPEIAGILAGDAHRRDAAPGPGRWSAPGIMLAGGSGPVMLDSDCVVVADARIDNRPALCRELGLPADAPEAAVIAWAYRRWGEDCPARIEGSFAFALWDAGRRRLLCARDLMGVRPLCYRVEGTTLRFAQSPAALADGADGSRCVREEAVADFLYGRVLDAEGTWFAGVRRLPAGHALVHERGTMRLRQYRSITATPHTPGSDPATTLRGLLDSAVARRARDGENVGVLLSGGLDSSAIACLLRDRRKRAGAAPLPIFSMMFREPRRSNERHHLDAVLATGGFAPHVLDLDGYAPLAGFESLLDATGGPALSPNLACMRAVVATAADQGITVLLDGHGGDEVVSHGYGLLDELAARGAWAALWREARGAADNYGRSRLVLTRRVAARQTRIDARFIARALAPFDREAAPAAERPPAHLLSRDLLAQSALAERLRALARPEMAGGEQAQHHAVLADPLQAYAFEVHAAFYRSMGVTARYPFWDREVVEFCLGLPAHEKLSQGWSRLVLRRAMAGIVPDSVLRRRDKIDFSVHLARGLVRHHHAQISELLASAASPLAPYVDLARAQRTYAAIAADPDAASGRAVQMVWRAVALGIWLETGCGAKAAGASQPREAAA; from the coding sequence ATGCCGCTTCCCGAAATCGCCGGGATCCTCGCCGGCGATGCGCACCGGCGCGATGCAGCACCAGGTCCGGGCCGCTGGAGTGCCCCCGGCATCATGCTGGCGGGCGGCTCCGGCCCGGTCATGCTCGACAGCGACTGCGTGGTCGTCGCCGATGCGCGGATCGACAACCGCCCCGCGCTGTGCCGCGAGCTCGGCCTGCCCGCCGATGCACCTGAGGCGGCGGTGATCGCGTGGGCCTATCGGCGTTGGGGCGAGGATTGTCCTGCCCGCATCGAGGGCAGCTTCGCCTTCGCCCTGTGGGATGCGGGTCGCCGCCGCCTCCTGTGCGCCCGCGACCTGATGGGCGTGCGCCCCCTGTGCTATCGCGTGGAGGGCACGACCTTGCGCTTCGCCCAGAGCCCGGCGGCGCTGGCGGACGGCGCCGACGGGTCGCGCTGCGTGCGCGAGGAAGCTGTCGCCGATTTCCTTTACGGCCGCGTGCTTGATGCCGAAGGGACCTGGTTCGCCGGCGTCCGCCGACTGCCGGCAGGTCACGCTCTCGTCCACGAGCGCGGCACGATGCGACTGCGCCAGTATCGCAGCATCACGGCCACACCGCATACACCCGGGAGCGATCCGGCCACAACCTTGCGCGGACTGCTCGATTCCGCCGTTGCCCGCCGCGCACGCGATGGCGAGAACGTCGGCGTCCTGCTGAGCGGAGGGCTCGATTCCTCCGCGATCGCCTGCCTGCTGCGCGACCGCCGCAAGCGCGCCGGAGCGGCGCCGCTGCCGATCTTCTCGATGATGTTCCGCGAACCTCGACGCAGCAACGAGCGCCATCATCTGGATGCGGTGCTGGCCACCGGGGGCTTCGCGCCCCATGTCCTTGATCTCGACGGCTATGCGCCGCTCGCCGGGTTCGAAAGCCTGCTCGATGCGACCGGCGGCCCCGCCCTCTCGCCCAACCTCGCCTGCATGCGCGCTGTCGTTGCCACCGCAGCGGACCAGGGTATCACGGTGCTGCTCGACGGGCATGGCGGCGACGAGGTGGTGAGCCACGGCTACGGCCTCCTCGACGAACTCGCCGCCCGCGGCGCCTGGGCTGCTCTGTGGCGCGAGGCGCGCGGGGCGGCGGACAATTACGGCCGCTCGCGGCTGGTGCTGACACGCCGCGTCGCCGCCCGCCAGACGCGCATCGACGCGAGGTTCATCGCGCGGGCGCTGGCCCCCTTCGACCGCGAGGCGGCGCCGGCTGCCGAGCGCCCCCCCGCCCATCTCCTCTCGCGCGACCTGCTGGCGCAAAGCGCCCTTGCCGAACGGCTCCGCGCTCTTGCCCGGCCCGAAATGGCGGGGGGTGAGCAGGCGCAACATCATGCAGTGCTGGCCGATCCGCTGCAAGCGTACGCCTTCGAGGTCCACGCCGCCTTCTATCGCAGCATGGGCGTGACCGCGCGCTATCCCTTCTGGGACCGAGAGGTGGTCGAATTCTGCCTCGGTCTGCCGGCGCACGAAAAGCTTTCGCAAGGCTGGTCGCGGCTGGTGTTGCGCCGGGCGATGGCAGGCATCGTTCCCGACAGCGTCCTCCGGCGGCGCGACAAGATCGACTTCTCGGTCCATCTCGCGCGCGGCCTGGTACGCCATCACCATGCGCAGATCAGCGAGCTTCTCGCCTCAGCCGCAAGCCCGCTCGCCCCCTATGTCGATCTAGCGCGGGCGCAGCGCACCTATGCGGCGATCGCCGCCGATCCCGACGCGGCGTCGGGCCGCGCGGTGCAGATGGTCTGGCGCGCGGTCGCGCTGGGAATCTGGCTCGAGACCGGCTGCGGCGCCAAGGCCGCGGGCGCGTCGCAGCCCCGCGAGGCGGCGGCATGA
- a CDS encoding serine kinase, with amino-acid sequence MNEHSYRAFGLTIASDLELPELTPAPPGPADAAIRLVDTGRGFPAPETPGTFRFGDSDCFLLYPQIGAFRVAASGLIEVEPRPGVDPALIGFPLLGPVMALLLQMRGAFLLHGSALVGPGKEAFAFLGDKGAGKSTTAAAFLRAGYPLLTDDIIAITGLDHGAGRIMPAFPQVKLTRAASAVFAGEDLTERPGVPLVREKQRYLVGSGLASEQHAPGHFFLLRRGEALAIRDLDPKERMKAFLRFSYGTRFGPESITPAIAVRHARACAALAHRARAAILTVPHDLDALGEVVAFVESELAAEPPACSA; translated from the coding sequence ATGAACGAGCACAGCTACCGCGCCTTCGGCCTCACCATCGCCAGCGATCTCGAACTGCCCGAACTGACGCCCGCACCGCCCGGCCCCGCCGATGCGGCGATCCGTCTGGTCGATACCGGGCGCGGATTCCCGGCACCCGAGACACCCGGCACCTTCCGTTTCGGCGACAGCGATTGCTTCCTGCTCTATCCCCAGATCGGCGCTTTCCGCGTGGCCGCATCGGGCCTGATCGAGGTCGAACCGCGCCCCGGGGTAGATCCGGCGCTGATCGGCTTTCCGCTACTCGGCCCGGTCATGGCCCTGCTGCTGCAGATGCGCGGCGCCTTCCTGCTCCACGGCAGCGCGCTCGTCGGGCCTGGCAAGGAGGCCTTTGCCTTCCTCGGCGACAAGGGCGCGGGCAAATCGACGACGGCGGCGGCCTTCCTGCGTGCGGGCTACCCGCTGCTCACCGACGACATCATCGCGATCACGGGACTGGACCACGGCGCGGGCCGGATCATGCCCGCCTTCCCGCAGGTCAAGCTCACCCGGGCGGCCTCCGCCGTGTTCGCAGGCGAGGACCTGACCGAGCGTCCCGGGGTGCCGCTGGTGCGCGAGAAACAGCGCTATCTCGTCGGCTCCGGACTTGCTAGCGAGCAGCACGCGCCCGGGCATTTCTTTCTGCTGCGCCGGGGCGAGGCGCTGGCGATCCGCGATCTCGATCCAAAGGAGCGGATGAAGGCCTTCCTGCGCTTTTCCTACGGCACGCGCTTCGGTCCGGAGTCGATCACCCCCGCAATCGCAGTGCGCCACGCCCGCGCCTGCGCCGCACTGGCGCATCGCGCCCGCGCCGCGATCCTGACCGTGCCGCACGATCTGGATGCGCTGGGCGAGGTAGTGGCATTCGTCGAGTCTGAACTGGCGGCCGAGCCTCCGGCATGCAGCGCATGA
- a CDS encoding ABC transporter ATP-binding protein, translating into MTAFARSGTTASLARFVRYLAASGGPRFTVALALLVLGGLTEGVSILLVIPLLSLAGEDTPSAMRLPDWVPGEVSIGLGTALAGLVALIALHGVFTRAKNIYLADLLFDLLNRLRLDLFAAIGSLRWDELVRRRPSDLHHLLTADVERVYGAAMAVMVLLQTAILLAIYLVVAWIISPLLMVAAGALGLLMLALLAPLRRRATRFGRERTTNKRDQYRTVAEYLGGLKTARIHGAEPAYRARLAANLDKVHAEAVGYMRLTSLGTILSQLVSALAVAVLVYAGVALIGMALPELVAFLLLLMRIAPRFTALQTNLQQLLAEVTVFGDIERFREECAAAAEPPLPASPEAPPVLRDAIRCKGVRYAYAGGDGRPAIEDLDLVIPAGRITALVGPSGSGKSTTADLVCGLLIPQHGSITIDGHALTPATAQAWRRAIAYVPQDHFLLAGSVAENLRLARGDASDADLWAALEGAGAADFVRALPQGLAAILGENGSGLSGGQRQRIALARALVMAPQLLVLDEATSALDWESQAAFAHSVAALRGRVTVLVIAHRLSMVAAADHVVALNRGRVVEVGGFADLAGGQGPVARLVAAERSDTRPPASGPAG; encoded by the coding sequence ATGACCGCGTTTGCCCGCTCCGGCACCACGGCAAGCCTTGCGCGCTTTGTGCGCTATCTCGCCGCATCGGGCGGCCCGCGGTTCACCGTCGCGCTGGCACTGCTCGTGCTGGGCGGGCTGACCGAGGGCGTCTCGATCCTGCTGGTGATCCCGCTGCTCTCCCTCGCAGGCGAGGACACGCCTTCCGCCATGCGGCTGCCGGATTGGGTGCCGGGCGAGGTGAGCATCGGGCTCGGCACGGCACTTGCGGGTCTGGTCGCGCTGATCGCGCTGCACGGCGTGTTCACGCGGGCGAAGAATATCTACCTTGCGGATCTTCTGTTCGACCTGCTCAACCGGCTGCGGCTCGATCTTTTCGCCGCCATCGGCTCGCTGCGCTGGGACGAGCTGGTGCGCCGGCGTCCGTCCGATCTCCACCACCTCCTCACCGCCGATGTCGAGCGGGTCTATGGCGCGGCGATGGCGGTGATGGTCCTGCTCCAGACCGCGATCCTGCTCGCCATCTACCTCGTGGTCGCCTGGATCATCTCGCCGCTGCTGATGGTCGCCGCCGGCGCGCTCGGTTTGCTGATGCTCGCCCTGCTCGCCCCGCTGCGCCGCCGCGCGACCCGTTTCGGACGGGAGCGGACCACCAACAAGCGCGACCAGTACCGTACCGTCGCGGAATATCTCGGCGGGCTCAAGACGGCGCGGATCCATGGTGCCGAACCGGCCTACCGTGCGCGTCTCGCCGCCAATCTGGACAAGGTCCATGCCGAAGCCGTGGGCTATATGCGCCTGACCTCGCTGGGCACGATCCTGTCGCAACTGGTCAGCGCGCTTGCCGTGGCCGTGCTGGTCTATGCCGGGGTCGCGCTGATCGGCATGGCGCTGCCCGAGTTGGTCGCCTTCCTGCTGCTGCTCATGCGCATCGCCCCGCGCTTCACCGCCTTGCAGACGAACCTCCAGCAATTGCTGGCCGAGGTGACGGTCTTCGGCGACATCGAGCGCTTCCGCGAGGAATGCGCCGCTGCCGCAGAGCCGCCCTTGCCGGCCTCGCCGGAGGCTCCGCCGGTCCTGCGCGATGCGATCCGCTGCAAGGGCGTGCGCTACGCTTATGCCGGGGGTGACGGGCGACCGGCAATCGAGGATCTCGATCTCGTCATTCCTGCCGGCCGCATCACAGCGCTGGTAGGCCCTTCGGGGAGCGGGAAGAGCACCACCGCCGATCTGGTCTGCGGCCTGCTGATCCCGCAGCACGGTTCGATCACCATCGACGGCCACGCGCTCACCCCTGCCACCGCGCAGGCGTGGCGGCGGGCGATCGCCTATGTGCCGCAGGACCATTTCCTGCTCGCCGGAAGCGTTGCCGAGAACCTGCGGCTCGCCCGCGGCGATGCGAGCGATGCCGACCTGTGGGCGGCACTCGAAGGGGCGGGTGCCGCCGACTTCGTGCGGGCCTTGCCGCAAGGGCTCGCCGCGATACTGGGCGAGAACGGCAGCGGCCTGTCCGGAGGCCAGCGACAGCGAATTGCGCTGGCCCGGGCGCTGGTGATGGCGCCGCAGCTGCTCGTGCTCGACGAGGCCACCAGTGCGCTCGACTGGGAGAGCCAGGCCGCCTTCGCACACTCGGTTGCGGCGCTGCGCGGACGCGTGACCGTGCTGGTGATCGCGCACCGCCTCTCGATGGTGGCGGCGGCCGACCATGTCGTTGCGCTCAATCGCGGACGGGTGGTCGAAGTGGGCGGCTTTGCCGACCTTGCGGGCGGCCAAGGCCCTGTCGCGCGGCTGGTCGCGGCCGAGCGGAGCGATACACGGCCGCCGGCGAGCGGTCCGGCGGGCTGA
- a CDS encoding outer membrane beta-barrel protein, translating to MRHAVTVTGLAGLVTLLSAGTAARAQVAPPPRPAERQSDEFEPVGGRIGSFFLFPSLETRIEYDDNILALPSEGEGDVELTVRGGVAIESRWQRHSLEADAYVQQNFHGRFTTEDVMEGGARLRGRLDISRDTSARLIASLDSLAEDRANITSAGQARRPTRFRRADALFALAQDFGRVQVVGDAQMVVLDFDDATRADGTVLNQDFRDSTYLRASLTTLVEVSPRVSGLLRGQVDRLTYSGNPDTPDPFDRDTTGYAIEAGMKLELSNLLFGEVRAGVLHRQVDDPSADGLTGASFGANLTWAATPLTTLRLFADRQVEEGGSQLVSGNVRSQARVEVEHELLRNLVLEGRAGFARIETIGQVETSADEYNLMVGATWKLDRNFRVFARADRFQRFADDAFFREFTRNRVTAGVRLVF from the coding sequence ATGCGCCACGCCGTCACCGTCACGGGCCTTGCCGGCCTTGTCACTCTGCTGTCTGCGGGCACGGCCGCGCGCGCGCAGGTCGCACCCCCGCCCCGCCCCGCGGAACGCCAGTCCGACGAGTTCGAACCGGTCGGCGGCCGGATCGGCAGCTTCTTCCTGTTCCCGAGCCTCGAGACCCGGATCGAATATGACGACAATATCCTCGCCTTGCCGAGCGAAGGGGAAGGCGATGTCGAGCTCACCGTGCGCGGCGGCGTCGCGATCGAGTCCCGCTGGCAGCGCCACAGTCTCGAGGCCGATGCCTATGTCCAGCAGAACTTCCACGGGCGCTTCACGACCGAGGACGTGATGGAAGGCGGGGCGCGGCTGCGCGGGCGGCTCGACATCAGCCGCGATACTTCCGCACGGCTGATCGCGTCGCTGGATTCGCTCGCCGAGGACCGCGCCAACATCACCAGCGCCGGCCAGGCGAGGCGTCCCACGCGCTTCCGCCGCGCCGATGCGCTCTTTGCGCTGGCGCAGGATTTCGGGCGCGTGCAGGTGGTCGGCGATGCGCAGATGGTGGTGCTCGATTTCGACGATGCGACCCGCGCCGACGGCACCGTGCTCAACCAGGATTTCCGCGATTCGACCTATCTGCGGGCCTCGCTCACCACGCTGGTCGAGGTATCGCCGCGGGTCTCGGGCCTGCTGCGCGGGCAGGTCGACCGCCTGACCTATTCCGGCAACCCGGACACTCCCGACCCCTTCGATCGCGACACGACCGGTTATGCGATCGAGGCAGGTATGAAGCTCGAGCTGAGCAACCTCCTGTTCGGCGAGGTTCGCGCAGGGGTGCTGCACCGCCAAGTGGACGATCCGAGCGCCGACGGCCTGACCGGCGCCTCTTTCGGCGCCAACCTCACCTGGGCCGCCACACCGCTCACCACGCTGCGGCTTTTCGCCGACCGTCAGGTCGAGGAAGGCGGCTCACAGCTGGTCAGCGGAAACGTGCGCAGCCAGGCCCGGGTCGAGGTGGAGCACGAATTGCTGCGCAACCTCGTGCTCGAGGGCCGCGCCGGGTTCGCCCGGATCGAGACCATAGGACAGGTCGAGACAAGTGCCGACGAATACAACCTGATGGTGGGCGCCACCTGGAAGCTCGATCGCAACTTCCGCGTCTTCGCGCGCGCCGACCGGTTCCAGCGTTTCGCCGACGATGCCTTCTTCCGCGAATTCACGCGCAACCGCGTGACCGCAGGCGTCAGGCTGGTATTCTGA
- a CDS encoding GumC family protein translates to MASRPSQTRTSNDDSGSGGAGGGGGGGGYPAGGGGAGGPFLPDPEWLWLIFRRRLWLFLAVVGTVLALVAAYTLTRPELYSASASVLIEPRQPEVLESDPIAPELAGDTNVIDTEVEILSSRRLAGRVAEALRLETWPEFAGVRAEPAAADAPGTHPLAGAVLARMDIRRSGLTYLIDITAQAESPELAAALANEYARQYLAQQQDAKTGTSQNAQEFLQTRLVELRRNAAEADAALQNYMIRNGLMSAEGATMAEQEVSVLNQEISAARAALAEKEGQLAAARNRVGRGGGGAEVPAALQSGTVAQLRAREATLTGEVARLESRLGDQHPELRRARGELVDIRSQIQREIDRVMSSLESDVQAARSRLASLEASQSRARGSLAANNSAQAGYLQLERDAKAARQIYETFLARAQDVEAQSGLIRPDASIETFARVPVMPSSPSYPLAVVGGLTVALILGFVAIASAEYLDARIRTRTDVERRLGLAYLGAVPELGSTTKRKVRGVLPQDYLLEHPQSQFTEAVRALKNAVLLRPGGAPRSIAVTSALPREGKSTTSICLARMLADSGVRTVLVDCDSRRRAVSSAMLPEDWDGFGQYLRREVPLSRALAVDELTGLAVLGSRQADLDGRELFVNLPLAEMLAELALQFEVAVIDTAPVLGVAETRLIASGVESTLMLARWRDTSVKAAETAADLLVAADADIVGVALTRVDVRKYGSTGQQDVYSYQDKFAGYYVD, encoded by the coding sequence ATGGCTTCCCGGCCATCGCAAACCCGCACCAGCAATGACGACTCTGGGAGCGGTGGTGCTGGTGGCGGGGGCGGAGGCGGCGGGTATCCTGCCGGCGGAGGAGGCGCGGGAGGCCCGTTCCTTCCGGATCCGGAGTGGCTCTGGCTGATCTTCCGGCGTCGCCTTTGGCTGTTCCTCGCGGTGGTCGGCACGGTGCTGGCGCTGGTCGCGGCCTACACCTTGACCCGCCCGGAACTCTACTCCGCCTCCGCCAGCGTCCTGATCGAACCGCGCCAGCCCGAGGTTCTCGAAAGCGATCCCATCGCTCCGGAACTGGCGGGCGACACCAACGTCATCGACACCGAGGTCGAAATTCTCTCGTCGCGCCGGCTCGCAGGCCGTGTTGCCGAGGCGCTCAGGCTCGAGACCTGGCCGGAATTCGCCGGCGTCCGCGCCGAACCGGCGGCGGCCGACGCACCCGGCACGCATCCCCTCGCGGGCGCGGTGCTGGCGCGCATGGACATCCGCCGCTCGGGCCTGACCTATCTCATCGACATCACCGCGCAGGCCGAAAGCCCCGAGCTCGCCGCCGCGCTGGCCAATGAATATGCGCGGCAATATCTCGCCCAGCAGCAAGACGCCAAGACCGGCACCTCGCAGAACGCGCAGGAGTTCCTCCAGACCCGGCTCGTCGAGCTGCGACGCAACGCCGCCGAAGCCGATGCGGCGCTGCAGAACTACATGATCCGCAACGGGCTGATGAGCGCCGAGGGCGCGACCATGGCGGAGCAGGAAGTCTCGGTGCTCAATCAGGAGATTTCCGCCGCGCGCGCCGCGCTGGCGGAGAAGGAAGGGCAGCTCGCCGCCGCGCGCAATCGCGTCGGACGCGGCGGTGGCGGCGCGGAGGTCCCGGCGGCGCTGCAATCGGGCACCGTGGCGCAGCTGCGCGCCCGCGAGGCGACCCTGACCGGCGAGGTCGCGCGGCTCGAGAGCCGGCTCGGCGACCAGCATCCCGAACTGCGCCGCGCGCGGGGCGAGCTGGTCGACATCCGCAGCCAGATCCAGCGCGAGATCGACCGTGTGATGTCCTCGCTCGAAAGCGACGTGCAGGCCGCTCGCTCGCGGCTCGCTTCGCTCGAGGCGAGCCAGAGCCGCGCGCGTGGGTCGCTGGCGGCGAACAATTCCGCGCAGGCCGGGTATCTCCAGCTCGAGCGCGATGCCAAGGCGGCGCGCCAGATCTACGAGACATTCCTTGCCCGGGCGCAGGATGTGGAAGCGCAATCCGGGCTGATCCGTCCCGATGCCTCGATCGAGACCTTTGCCCGCGTGCCGGTCATGCCTTCCTCGCCGAGCTATCCGCTCGCGGTGGTCGGCGGCCTGACCGTCGCGCTGATCCTCGGCTTCGTCGCGATCGCGTCCGCAGAATATCTCGACGCCCGCATCCGCACCCGCACCGACGTCGAACGGCGGCTGGGCCTCGCCTATCTCGGCGCGGTTCCCGAACTGGGGAGCACCACCAAGCGCAAGGTGCGGGGGGTGCTGCCGCAGGATTACCTGCTCGAGCATCCCCAGTCGCAGTTCACCGAGGCGGTGCGCGCGCTCAAGAACGCGGTCCTCCTGAGGCCTGGCGGGGCCCCCCGGAGCATTGCGGTGACATCGGCACTACCGCGCGAAGGCAAGTCGACAACCTCGATATGTCTTGCGCGAATGCTGGCGGATTCGGGTGTGCGCACGGTGCTGGTCGACTGCGATTCGCGACGGCGTGCGGTGAGTTCGGCGATGCTGCCCGAGGACTGGGACGGCTTCGGCCAGTACCTGCGGCGCGAGGTTCCGCTCTCCCGTGCGCTCGCGGTGGACGAGCTGACGGGACTCGCCGTTCTCGGATCGCGCCAGGCCGATCTCGACGGACGCGAGCTGTTCGTGAACCTCCCGCTGGCCGAGATGCTGGCCGAGCTAGCCCTGCAGTTCGAGGTGGCGGTGATCGATACAGCGCCGGTGCTGGGCGTCGCCGAAACGCGTCTCATCGCTTCCGGAGTGGAGAGCACGCTGATGCTGGCGCGCTGGCGCGACACCTCGGTCAAGGCCGCCGAAACGGCTGCCGACCTGCTGGTGGCGGCGGATGCGGACATCGTCGGCGTGGCGCTGACCCGGGTCGACGTGCGGAAGTACGGCAGCACGGGCCAGCAGGACGTCTATTCCTATCAGGACAAGTTCGCCGGTTACTACGTCGACTGA
- a CDS encoding glycosyltransferase, with amino-acid sequence MASTIAYLVHDLGDAAVARRVEALQAGGAEVTLAGFHRRTAPAAVSGAPALALGRSHDARLGQRALLVLRTLLVPGRLRSMVRRADIVIARNLEMLAIAAALARPGQALVYECLDIHRKMVSGGVAGRILRFIERRLLDRTARVIVSSPAFERDYFRAVQRWRGPIELVENKVGSLPEAPTSGAGTADGPWVIGWFGMLRCRRSLEILAALAARSDGRVRVLVAGIPSPDIFPDFAAEIARAPFVEYAGPYRPSDLPRLYGRVHFAWCIDYFEEGLNSRWLLPNRLYESLAHGAVPVALAGVETGRWLAVAGVGLRLAEGEAIGAALGALTPESYAALADAARTVPPGRIAFSAADHRHLVRQLETLVR; translated from the coding sequence ATGGCCAGCACGATCGCCTATCTCGTCCACGATCTCGGCGATGCCGCCGTCGCGCGGCGGGTCGAGGCGTTGCAGGCCGGCGGCGCCGAGGTCACGCTTGCCGGGTTCCATCGGCGCACTGCGCCGGCCGCCGTCAGCGGCGCACCGGCGCTTGCCCTTGGCCGCAGCCACGACGCACGGCTGGGGCAGCGGGCGCTGCTGGTGCTGCGCACCTTGCTCGTCCCGGGGCGTCTGCGGTCGATGGTGCGCAGGGCCGATATCGTGATTGCGCGCAATCTCGAGATGCTGGCGATCGCCGCGGCGCTCGCCCGACCGGGGCAGGCGCTCGTCTACGAATGCCTCGACATTCACCGCAAGATGGTCAGCGGCGGTGTGGCGGGACGGATCCTGCGCTTCATCGAACGCCGCCTGCTCGACCGCACGGCGAGGGTGATCGTCAGTTCCCCCGCATTCGAGCGCGATTACTTCCGCGCGGTGCAGCGCTGGCGCGGGCCGATCGAACTGGTCGAGAACAAGGTCGGCTCCCTGCCCGAAGCGCCGACCTCCGGGGCCGGCACTGCCGACGGCCCTTGGGTGATCGGCTGGTTCGGAATGCTGCGCTGCCGCCGCAGCCTCGAAATCCTCGCCGCCCTCGCCGCCCGTTCGGACGGGCGCGTGCGGGTGCTGGTGGCCGGCATCCCCTCGCCCGACATCTTTCCCGATTTCGCGGCCGAGATCGCCCGCGCACCTTTCGTGGAATATGCCGGCCCCTATCGCCCTTCCGACCTCCCCCGGCTTTACGGGCGGGTCCATTTCGCCTGGTGCATCGACTATTTCGAGGAAGGGCTCAACTCGCGCTGGCTGCTGCCCAACCGCCTGTACGAAAGCCTTGCCCACGGCGCGGTGCCCGTCGCTCTCGCCGGGGTCGAGACCGGGCGCTGGCTCGCGGTGGCCGGGGTGGGACTGCGGCTTGCCGAGGGCGAAGCGATCGGGGCGGCACTCGGAGCGCTCACGCCCGAAAGCTACGCCGCCCTCGCCGATGCGGCGCGCACGGTACCGCCCGGGCGCATCGCCTTTTCCGCCGCCGACCACAGGCACCTCGTTCGCCAGCTGGAGACCCTCGTCCGATGA
- a CDS encoding glycosyltransferase family 2 protein codes for MTAMPALPHPSRVLTVVPCLNEAAHIAALLTCLLSDPANTRIVVADGGSTDGTRRIVRAMAQENARVVLLDNPDRIQSAGINRAVARFGEQATWLARVDAHCLYPQDYVSRLVAIAETQGVDSVVVRMETRAARGFARGVAAAQNSRLGTGGAAHRTGAAAGLVEHGHHALMRIGAFRAAGGYCEAMACNEDAELDLRMLARGARIWLAPEVPVTYFPRGTARGLLRQYLRYGEGRATTVRRHRRRLRLRQALPLAIAPACGLALAAPLQPAFALPAVGWALLCQGWGLGLAIRERRADVALSGSAAMIMHLGWSAGYWKQAIVARVSGGRSIPAPVLPFAAS; via the coding sequence ATGACAGCAATGCCTGCCCTGCCGCACCCCTCCCGCGTGCTCACCGTGGTACCCTGCCTCAACGAGGCCGCCCACATCGCGGCGCTGCTGACCTGCCTCCTGTCCGACCCCGCCAACACGCGGATCGTGGTTGCGGACGGCGGCAGCACCGATGGGACGCGGCGGATCGTCCGCGCCATGGCGCAGGAGAACGCGCGGGTCGTGCTGCTCGACAATCCAGACCGCATTCAGAGCGCCGGGATCAACCGCGCGGTGGCGCGGTTCGGAGAGCAGGCCACATGGCTCGCGCGGGTCGATGCGCATTGCCTTTACCCGCAGGACTATGTCTCGCGCCTCGTCGCGATAGCCGAGACGCAGGGCGTCGATTCCGTCGTCGTGCGGATGGAGACGCGTGCGGCGCGCGGCTTTGCGCGCGGCGTCGCCGCCGCGCAGAACTCCCGCCTCGGCACGGGCGGCGCGGCCCACCGGACGGGCGCCGCTGCGGGGCTGGTCGAACACGGCCACCACGCGCTGATGCGGATCGGCGCGTTCCGCGCGGCGGGAGGCTATTGCGAGGCGATGGCCTGCAACGAGGATGCCGAGCTTGACCTAAGGATGCTGGCCCGGGGCGCGCGCATCTGGCTCGCACCCGAGGTGCCGGTGACATACTTCCCGCGCGGGACGGCGCGTGGACTGCTGCGGCAATACCTGCGCTATGGCGAGGGCCGCGCGACCACGGTGCGGCGGCACCGCCGGCGGCTGCGCCTGCGCCAAGCCCTGCCGCTGGCGATCGCACCGGCCTGCGGACTTGCGCTCGCAGCGCCGCTGCAGCCAGCGTTCGCGCTTCCCGCGGTTGGCTGGGCGTTATTATGCCAGGGCTGGGGGCTGGGCCTCGCGATCCGAGAGCGCCGCGCGGATGTAGCCCTTTCGGGCAGCGCGGCGATGATCATGCACCTCGGATGGTCGGCGGGCTACTGGAAGCAGGCTATCGTCGCGCGCGTCTCCGGCGGGAGAAGCATCCCCGCCCCGGTATTGCCCTTCGCCGCATCCTGA